The region GTTTGACAGGCGGAGCTTTACCTCTATATTCCGAACATTTTCTGTCAAAGTGGAAACTTCATCTCCTTTCATGTCCAGTTCTCTCTTTAGGTTTTCAATGCTCTCTTCCAGTTCATCTCTTTTAATTTCCAGTTCTCTTTCTACCTCTTTGAAGATTTCTTCCAGTTCATTAAATTTCTGAGTATTTGACTCCATACTATTGTGGAACTCTTTTGTCATTTCTTCTATCTTCCTCTCCGCATCTTGGAGCTTTTCCTTGCATTCTATTAAAGAGACCTCAAGTTGTTTGTGCACTTCAGTCAGTTCACTGAAAGCAACCTCTTGTTCTTTTAACATGCCCTCCTGCTCCTTGATCTTTCTTACCAATTCAATGTTCTCAGCATGCAAGGATTCCAATTCCTGTTGCAATTTGTTAATTTCAATTGCAGAAGCATCAATCAGAGCTGATGCTTCAAGTGACGCCTCTTCAAGTTTCTTTTCTACAGCAGAGTACTGGTCCTCTCTCTCTAATAATGTTCTCTCCAATCCAGCAATTTTATCCTTCAGATCATCATTCGCCTTTCTCAGCTGTTCAATTTCATTAGTCTCTTCACCAAGTTGATCTTCAAGTTCTTTTATCCTGTTCTGCGCCATGTCTACTTGCAATTCTAGATCCTTACCAAGTTTCATGTGGCCTTCCTTCTCTTCTTGCAGTTTTAGCTGATTGGCTGTCTTTCCTGACAAATCCTCTTTCAGAGATTCCATCTGAATCAGAAGTCCAGAAATTTCTAAATCTTTTTTTTCCAGTAGCGCATTTGATTCAAGTATTTGGCCCTGTAGAGACTCCAGTTCGCATTGCTTATCATTGACCTGAATCATTAATGCATCAAACTTACTCAATGATTCATTTGTTTTCTGTGCAAGTAGTTCCTCTAGTTCGCCTTTCTGAGTTTGTAATGTTTCTACCTTAAATTGAAGCTGGTTGACATCTTCTTTTAGAAGCTCCAATTGAGATAAGGCATCTCTCTCTTTGTCCTCCAGTCTTGTCAAGAGGAGAGAGAGTTCAAGATCTTTTTGCTTTTCTATCTCATGCTTTTCTGACTGTAAACTTTCCAGCTCTAGTTCCAGATTCCTTATTCGGTTTGTTGCTTCTTCCTCCCAGGAAACATGGCTGCCCTTGAGTGTCGATAAATCTCTCTCTTTGTCATCCAAGGTCTCTCTTAATTTGCTAGATTCAGTGACTAGTTCCTGCATCCTGTCCTGCAACTGCTTAATTTCATCCGAGAGCATGGACTTTTCTGCTGTCAGATGTTCTGTCTGTGATAACAAATCTTTCTCCTTGTCCTCAATCTTCATGAGAAGAGCAGAAAGTTGATTATCCTTCTCCCTTTCCATTTCAGTTTTGTGCAGGTCCAATGTCTCCAACTTCTGTTCCAAATCCCTTGTCCGGGCATCTGTCTGGCACACATAGGCTTCATGTGTCTCCTTGTGTGACAAAAGCTCTGCCTCTCTACCGTCCAATTTGTCCCTCATTTGGCTGGATTCAGAGACCATTTCCTGGATTGTATCCTGAAATTGCTTGATTTCTTCCGACAGCATAGATTTTTCTGTTGTTAGATGTTGTATTTGTGATAAGAAATCTCTCTCTTTGTCTTCAAGTTTCATTACAAGAGCAGAGAGCTCATCGTCCTTTTGCTTCTCAATTTCAGTTTTATGAGTCTGCAAGGTCTCTAAATTGAGCTGCAAATCCCTTGTCCGGGTATCTATCTCACTCAAGTGGGCTTCATGCATCTCCTTGCATGTCAAAAGCTCTGTCTCTCTGCTATCCAGTTTCTCCTTCAATTGGCTAGATTCAGTGACGAGGTCTTGAAGTTTCACATGAGCCTGCTTAATCTCTTCGGAGAGCACCACAACTTTTGAGTATAGTGAACTTTTTTCTTCCTCG is a window of Apium graveolens cultivar Ventura chromosome 11, ASM990537v1, whole genome shotgun sequence DNA encoding:
- the LOC141697698 gene encoding uncharacterized protein LOC141697698, with protein sequence MTKRQWIKSIFSSHIDPETDQELKGTKIETEGKIQKILKLIKDGNEDENSNKEPLVELIEDFHKQYQLLYDRYDHITGELRQKVHGKEKDSSSSSSSDSDSDKSHRIKSSKNGKRHDGIRHELESAKLEIVDLKSKLAAVSGENEALDSKYHGASIKLQEAEEEVKRCVAEGERLKHENTVILIDNKDLNVKLQCASDLEAQLNHQLEDVKNQMSILTSEKVAATSTIEEGRKVNDDLKAITAQLKDENEVLQLELDAAKGEVYIIKDNLQSAQQEIENLSQTLKITEEEKSSLYSKVVVLSEEIKQAHVKLQDLVTESSQLKEKLDSRETELLTCKEMHEAHLSEIDTRTRDLQLNLETLQTHKTEIEKQKDDELSALVMKLEDKERDFLSQIQHLTTEKSMLSEEIKQFQDTIQEMVSESSQMRDKLDGREAELLSHKETHEAYVCQTDARTRDLEQKLETLDLHKTEMEREKDNQLSALLMKIEDKEKDLLSQTEHLTAEKSMLSDEIKQLQDRMQELVTESSKLRETLDDKERDLSTLKGSHVSWEEEATNRIRNLELELESLQSEKHEIEKQKDLELSLLLTRLEDKERDALSQLELLKEDVNQLQFKVETLQTQKGELEELLAQKTNESLSKFDALMIQVNDKQCELESLQGQILESNALLEKKDLEISGLLIQMESLKEDLSGKTANQLKLQEEKEGHMKLGKDLELQVDMAQNRIKELEDQLGEETNEIEQLRKANDDLKDKIAGLERTLLEREDQYSAVEKKLEEASLEASALIDASAIEINKLQQELESLHAENIELVRKIKEQEGMLKEQEVAFSELTEVHKQLEVSLIECKEKLQDAERKIEEMTKEFHNSMESNTQKFNELEEIFKEVERELEIKRDELEESIENLKRELDMKGDEVSTLTENVRNIEVKLRLSNQKLRITEQVLSEKENEHNVKEEKYQKDNKVLHERIIVLSGVLRAYKEDQFKMKAEFAEKLNQTFTGLDSLTRKLEEDSGHIETCVFEILNELHVAKNWVRDKNSNEENQKKKIANLIFELNSARQQEALLREQIENLVKAVKQLEVRTEESNIEKDKKIGEMEKRLKEKEEWILGIGEEKKEAIRQLCIWNDYHRERCVYLEKIITNRIGGRRQLRT